In one window of Henckelia pumila isolate YLH828 chromosome 1, ASM3356847v2, whole genome shotgun sequence DNA:
- the LOC140889362 gene encoding uncharacterized protein isoform X2 yields MENEAETHNQEDVDPAASSEQNMIPASEDDNTYSVDITGSLIGLTKKTIDEMYQLYSNHARAIGFSVRKSTTRYCNNQKVVIEKYFLCSCSGTKKIEDSNPDNLSGGSVGKIGKRSCLTRT; encoded by the exons ATGGAGAATGAAGCTGAAACTCATAATCAAGAag ATGTTGATCCGGCAGCTAGTAGTGAACAAAATATGATTCCAGCCAGTGAAG ATGACAATACATATTCTGTTGATATAACTGGTTCTCTGATTGGTTTGACGAAAAAAACAATTGATGAAATGTATCAATTGTATTCTAACCATGCAAGGGCCATTGGTTTTAGTGTTCGTAAATCAACCACGAGGTACTGTAACAATCAAAAAGTTGTaatagagaaatattttctctgctcttgttctGGAACGAAGAAAATAGAAGATTCAAATCCAGATAACTTAAGTGGTGGATCAGTGGGAAAGATAGGAAAAAGATCTTGTCTGACACGAACATGA
- the LOC140889362 gene encoding uncharacterized protein isoform X1: MENEAETHNQEGQNLNSIVVVSSDENETDINKDVDPAASSEQNMIPASEDDNTYSVDITGSLIGLTKKTIDEMYQLYSNHARAIGFSVRKSTTRYCNNQKVVIEKYFLCSCSGTKKIEDSNPDNLSGGSVGKIGKRSCLTRT; encoded by the exons ATGGAGAATGAAGCTGAAACTCATAATCAAGAag gtcaaaatttaaattctatTGTCGTTGTTTCTAGCGATGAAAATGAGACAGACATAAATAAAG ATGTTGATCCGGCAGCTAGTAGTGAACAAAATATGATTCCAGCCAGTGAAG ATGACAATACATATTCTGTTGATATAACTGGTTCTCTGATTGGTTTGACGAAAAAAACAATTGATGAAATGTATCAATTGTATTCTAACCATGCAAGGGCCATTGGTTTTAGTGTTCGTAAATCAACCACGAGGTACTGTAACAATCAAAAAGTTGTaatagagaaatattttctctgctcttgttctGGAACGAAGAAAATAGAAGATTCAAATCCAGATAACTTAAGTGGTGGATCAGTGGGAAAGATAGGAAAAAGATCTTGTCTGACACGAACATGA